Genomic DNA from Alkalihalobacterium alkalinitrilicum:
TGCTAGAGAAAAAGGGAGAAGGTTCTTTATGGAAACGGAGTACCATCTACTATTCTAATTCAATCAATTGGCTTGGCGACGTACGATCGATATCAAAAACAACATCTCGCATTATGACAAGGTTTTCAATAGATAAAAAGAACAGTCATACAAACTGAAGGTTTTCCCTTCGTTTGTATGACTGTCTTCATTTCGAATAATACTTGGATCATTGTTTTAACTTTTCGTAAATTTCACTATCTAATTGTTTAGCAAGCTCCATATCGTATGTTTTTTCATAGGACGGAACACTCGTAATTTTACCACCATAAAACATAATATCATTAACTGCTTCAGCATCAACTGTTACTACTCTAAACTTCATCTTTCCTTTATAAATTTCTGAAACCTCACCTGTCCCACTTATTTCATAACTACTGTCTGGACCGATTACATTTAAAAGCACATTAGGATTTTCCATAATATTTTCAGCGCTAGATGCATTATGACCAACTGCAAATTTAATGGTTCGTTGATCCTCTTTGGCAATCAACCACGAAATTGTACTACATGTCGGTTTATTCGTTTCCTTATCAATCGTTACTAATGTAACAATTCGCTCACCTTGTAAAAAGTTAATTAATTCTGAACTAAGTATAGCGTTTTCATTTGACATAATACTCCTCCTAATCGTTATTTTTAGAATGGGCAAGATGCTGCTCACATTCGTATGCCAGCCTACATACCTTTACATCGTAAATCATAATCAATGTTGGTAGTCATTAATAGATTGGTTCCTTCATTAAAGACAACAATAGCAAAACCTAGGGTATTTATTACCTAAGACAAGGCCATATTGTATCCAATTATATGAATTATACGAACTGATGTCAAATTAAAATAGAAAAATTTAGAATTATAAAACAATTAAACTAGCAGATTAGTGCCTATTCGTTAAATTTATAAAAGTGTTGTTAATTCTCGGAAACATAATGGGATTAATCCACTCGAAACGAATAGACAGGATATGAGTTAAACTGGTGGGGCTATTTTAGTAGTGTTTCTAATTTCAAGTGTTTCAATTATGAAATACATCTTTTTAAATTTAAGACATTGATTACTGAAAAAAAGTGAAGATAAACTCTTAATAACATCTATAAGAGAAGATACTATAAGGATTTATAAGATTTATAATTTTTTGGCACGAAAAATGCATAGTTAACAATATAGGAACAATCAATCGGCTTTCGTCGTTAGATACTAAAAAGTGAAAGGAGTAGGACGGGGTACTATTCTTAAAGGTTTGAGAAAACGTTGTGATGTAGTGGAGTTTATTAACAAGGGGAATGGATTACACCATTAAAACAGTGGTAGATAAATTATGAAGGGTGATCATGATGTCAGAAAAACATGTTTTAATTGAAAAAAAAGGAAAAATAGCTTACTTAATTTTAAATAGACCTGATAAATTGAATGCTTTAAGTATGGAATTGTTTCATGATTTTGACATGGCTTTGGATGAAATTGAAGCTGATAATGAAATTAGTGTTGTAATCATTAAAGGAAGTGGAAAAGCTTTTTGTGTAGGTTATGATGTAGGTTCGTATGAATTACCTAGTGTTACTGAAGATAGAGATTATCTTGAGGTATGTACGAGACGTTGGATTAGATTATGGGAATTTCCAAAGCCAGTGATTGCACAGGTTCATGGACACGCGCTTGCAGGTGGAACACAGCTCCTTGCATGCTGTGATATAGTAATCACGGACAAAAATGCTAAATTTGGTTTTCCTTCTTTACCATTAGGTGGGGGTTTTGTTGGAATCTATTGGGGTTGGCATGTTGGACCACAAAGAGCAAAACTACTAGATCTTACTGCAGGTAGTAGAATTAGTGGAGAAGAGGCAACGGAATACGGAATTGCGGCCAAGTGTTTCGATGGAGAAATCTTAGAAGAGGAGACCTTAAAAATTGCTCGTGGGATAGCAAAAACTCCTAGAGATGTTCTTAAGCTCAAAAAAATGGCCCATAATCGCATTATGGATTTACAAGGATTCCGTACAGGGATAATGTACGGTCCAGAACAAGATGCTATTATCCATACAGCAGATGGTATTAAGCTGATGTATCAAAAAATCAATGAACTTGGACTAAAAGGTGCCATTCAGTGGTTTAATGATCAGGAAGTCTAAAGGAGTTTTCACAAAAGTGAGCTAGAACGGCTAAAGAATAAATATTTAGATTGAGGTGCTAGGTTTTTGATGAAGATAAATAAGCAAATCTTGTTAGCAAAGCGACCAGAAAGTGTACCTGATGCATCTACTTTTAAAATGGTAGAATCACAAATGCCTGTTCCAAAGGAAAACGAAGTTCTCGTTCGAACCCATTATTTATCTGTAGATCCATATATGCGAGGAAGAATGAAAAATATAAAGTCTTATGCTGAGCCATTCCAAATTGGTAAACCACTTACAGGTGATAGTATTGGGGAAGTCATTTTGTCAAAACATCCCGACTTTAGCAT
This window encodes:
- a CDS encoding enoyl-CoA hydratase-related protein, producing the protein MSEKHVLIEKKGKIAYLILNRPDKLNALSMELFHDFDMALDEIEADNEISVVIIKGSGKAFCVGYDVGSYELPSVTEDRDYLEVCTRRWIRLWEFPKPVIAQVHGHALAGGTQLLACCDIVITDKNAKFGFPSLPLGGGFVGIYWGWHVGPQRAKLLDLTAGSRISGEEATEYGIAAKCFDGEILEEETLKIARGIAKTPRDVLKLKKMAHNRIMDLQGFRTGIMYGPEQDAIIHTADGIKLMYQKINELGLKGAIQWFNDQEV
- a CDS encoding pyridoxamine 5'-phosphate oxidase family protein, with protein sequence MSNENAILSSELINFLQGERIVTLVTIDKETNKPTCSTISWLIAKEDQRTIKFAVGHNASSAENIMENPNVLLNVIGPDSSYEISGTGEVSEIYKGKMKFRVVTVDAEAVNDIMFYGGKITSVPSYEKTYDMELAKQLDSEIYEKLKQ